In Stigmatella aurantiaca, the following proteins share a genomic window:
- a CDS encoding NADPH:quinone oxidoreductase family protein, protein MRALQLQTLDGPAGLHLLDVPEPEADGDVLIDVVAAGVSFPDLLLTRGQYQVKPPLPFIPGVEVAGVVRRAPAGAAVREGDRVMAFTMFGGFAEVAKAPPEMTFRIPDAWSFEAAAGGVMNYHTAHFALHRRGRLKAGEAVLVHGAAGGVGTATIQVARGAGARVLAVASSPQKAEVARKAGAHEVLLSTEDWVKQARERTDGRGVDVVMDPVGGDIFDKSLKCLAPEGRVLVVGFAGGRIPEVAVNRLLLRNIDVVGVAWGAFLMTDPALTPAIAQELAALADQGLLAPVIGPAYPLEQGAQALRDLEERRATGKVLLRVRPG, encoded by the coding sequence ATGCGCGCGCTGCAACTTCAGACGCTGGACGGGCCCGCGGGGCTCCACCTGCTCGACGTGCCGGAGCCCGAGGCGGACGGGGATGTGCTCATCGACGTGGTGGCCGCGGGGGTGAGCTTTCCGGACCTGCTGCTCACCCGGGGCCAGTACCAGGTGAAGCCGCCGCTGCCCTTCATCCCGGGGGTGGAGGTGGCCGGGGTGGTGCGCCGGGCCCCGGCGGGCGCGGCCGTGCGGGAGGGCGACCGGGTGATGGCCTTCACCATGTTCGGGGGCTTCGCGGAGGTGGCCAAGGCGCCGCCGGAGATGACCTTCCGCATCCCGGACGCGTGGAGCTTCGAGGCCGCCGCGGGCGGGGTGATGAACTACCACACCGCCCACTTCGCGCTGCACCGGCGCGGCCGGCTGAAGGCGGGCGAGGCCGTGCTCGTCCACGGGGCCGCGGGGGGCGTGGGCACCGCGACGATTCAGGTGGCGCGGGGGGCCGGGGCGCGCGTGCTCGCCGTGGCCAGCAGCCCCCAGAAGGCGGAGGTGGCCCGGAAGGCGGGCGCGCACGAGGTGCTGCTGTCCACGGAGGACTGGGTGAAGCAGGCCCGCGAGAGGACGGACGGCCGCGGCGTGGACGTGGTGATGGACCCGGTGGGCGGCGACATCTTCGACAAGAGCCTCAAGTGCCTCGCCCCCGAGGGCCGGGTGCTGGTGGTGGGCTTCGCCGGGGGGCGCATTCCCGAGGTGGCGGTGAACCGGCTGCTGCTGCGGAACATCGACGTGGTGGGGGTGGCCTGGGGCGCCTTCCTGATGACGGACCCGGCCCTCACGCCCGCCATCGCCCAGGAGCTGGCGGCACTGGCGGACCAGGGGCTGCTCGCGCCCGTCATCGGCCCCGCCTACCCGCTGGAGCAGGGCGCGCAGGCGCTGCGCGATTTGGAGGAGCGGCGCGCCACCGGCAAGGTGCTCCTGCGCGTGCGCCCCGGCTGA
- a CDS encoding phosphatase PAP2 family protein translates to MRHRLGKWIAPLTGPERLRLLGVLAAVVACCLGFVMLADEVVERETQGFDETVVLALRRADNPQVPIGPRWLLASARDITSLGSGTVLTLITLAVCGFLALIRRYRSLLLVACSTAGGALVNSLLKHFFARPRPSVVPHLAEAFAPSFPSGHAMLSAIVYLTLGALVSQLTERRRLKAYVLGMAVLLSFVVGLTRVYLGVHYLTDIIGGWMVGLAWALLAALLVSGAKRQSPALRDEVRKGASGPGEPPPEPPSPASP, encoded by the coding sequence ATGCGGCATCGACTGGGAAAGTGGATCGCCCCGCTGACGGGGCCGGAGCGGCTGCGCCTGCTAGGGGTGCTGGCCGCGGTGGTGGCCTGTTGCCTGGGCTTCGTGATGCTGGCCGACGAGGTGGTGGAGCGCGAGACGCAAGGCTTCGACGAGACCGTGGTCCTCGCGCTGCGGCGGGCGGACAACCCCCAGGTGCCCATCGGCCCGAGGTGGCTGCTGGCCTCCGCGCGGGACATCACGTCGCTGGGCAGCGGCACGGTGCTCACGCTCATCACGCTGGCGGTGTGTGGCTTCCTCGCGCTCATCCGCCGCTACCGCTCGCTGCTGCTGGTGGCCTGCTCCACCGCGGGCGGCGCGCTGGTGAATTCCCTGCTCAAGCACTTCTTCGCCCGGCCGCGGCCCTCGGTGGTGCCCCACCTGGCCGAGGCCTTCGCGCCGAGCTTCCCCAGCGGCCACGCGATGCTGTCGGCCATCGTGTACCTCACGCTGGGCGCCCTGGTGTCGCAGCTCACCGAGCGCCGCCGGCTCAAGGCGTACGTGCTGGGCATGGCGGTGCTGCTGAGCTTCGTGGTCGGGCTGACGCGGGTGTACCTGGGGGTGCACTACCTCACCGACATCATCGGCGGGTGGATGGTGGGGCTGGCCTGGGCGCTGCTGGCCGCGCTGCTGGTGAGCGGGGCGAAGCGCCAGAGCCCCGCCCTGCGGGACGAGGTTCGCAAGGGCGCCAGCGGGCCCGGCGAGCCTCCTCCCGAGCCTCCCTCGCCCGCCTCCCCCTGA
- a CDS encoding NAD-dependent succinate-semialdehyde dehydrogenase, with protein sequence MAITTTEPTTGTTLRTFTALTPGELESRLRLAEETFRTYRHTPFADRKRWLARAAELLEAEAATFGRIMTQEMGKPFEAAKAEAQKCAQACRYYVEHGEAYLRDEPIDTGKDRSYVRYEPLGPVLAIMPWNFPFWQVVRFAAPALIAGNVGLLKHAHNVPQCALALEDLFLRAGFPKGAFQNLFIETRDIEGVISDRRVKAVTLTGSEGAGRAVGAQAGKALKKVVLELGGSDPFIVMPSAKLEEAVETAVKARLINNGQSCIAAKRFIVHDAIYPEFERRFVERMARVKVGDPMDPQTEVGPLATEGIRQGLHAQVEKSLAAGAKAPVGGKLPTGAGYYYPPTVLTDVPDEAPAAREELFGPVAVLFRAKDVEHALALANDTPYGLGASVWTKEEAEAQRFIEGIETGMVFVNAMVASDPRLPFGGVKHSGHGREMALHGLREFLNAKTVRVSAGSVPPPTQASANE encoded by the coding sequence TTGGCCATCACCACCACCGAGCCCACCACCGGCACCACCCTGCGGACCTTCACTGCCCTCACCCCCGGGGAACTCGAGTCCCGGCTGCGCCTGGCCGAGGAGACCTTCCGCACCTACCGCCACACCCCCTTCGCTGACCGCAAGCGCTGGCTGGCCCGGGCCGCGGAGCTGCTGGAGGCGGAGGCCGCCACCTTCGGGCGCATCATGACCCAGGAGATGGGCAAGCCCTTCGAGGCCGCCAAGGCCGAGGCCCAGAAGTGTGCCCAGGCGTGCCGCTACTACGTGGAGCACGGCGAGGCGTACCTGCGCGACGAGCCCATCGACACGGGCAAGGACCGCAGCTACGTGCGCTACGAGCCGCTGGGGCCCGTGCTGGCCATCATGCCGTGGAACTTCCCCTTCTGGCAGGTCGTCCGCTTCGCGGCCCCGGCGCTCATCGCCGGCAACGTGGGCCTGCTCAAGCACGCGCACAACGTGCCGCAGTGCGCGCTGGCGCTGGAGGACCTCTTCCTGCGCGCGGGCTTCCCGAAGGGCGCGTTCCAGAACCTGTTCATCGAGACGCGGGACATCGAAGGCGTCATCTCGGACCGCCGGGTGAAGGCGGTCACCCTGACGGGCAGCGAAGGGGCCGGCCGGGCGGTCGGTGCCCAGGCAGGCAAGGCGCTGAAGAAGGTGGTGCTGGAGCTGGGCGGGAGTGACCCCTTCATCGTCATGCCCAGCGCGAAGCTGGAGGAGGCGGTGGAGACGGCGGTGAAGGCGCGGCTCATCAACAACGGCCAGTCCTGCATCGCCGCCAAGCGCTTCATCGTCCACGACGCCATCTACCCGGAGTTCGAGCGGCGCTTCGTGGAGCGCATGGCCCGGGTGAAGGTGGGCGACCCGATGGATCCCCAGACGGAGGTGGGCCCGCTGGCCACGGAAGGCATCCGCCAGGGCCTGCATGCCCAGGTGGAGAAGAGCCTCGCGGCGGGCGCGAAGGCGCCGGTGGGCGGCAAGCTCCCCACGGGCGCGGGGTATTACTACCCGCCCACGGTGCTCACGGACGTGCCCGATGAAGCGCCCGCCGCGCGCGAGGAGCTGTTCGGCCCCGTGGCGGTGCTCTTCCGGGCGAAGGACGTGGAGCACGCCCTCGCGCTGGCCAACGACACCCCGTATGGCCTGGGCGCGAGCGTCTGGACGAAGGAGGAGGCGGAGGCCCAGCGGTTCATCGAGGGCATCGAGACGGGCATGGTGTTCGTCAACGCGATGGTGGCCTCGGATCCCCGGCTGCCCTTTGGCGGGGTGAAGCACTCGGGCCACGGGCGCGAGATGGCGCTGCACGGCCTGCGCGAGTTCCTCAACGCCAAGACGGTCCGCGTCAGCGCGGGCTCCGTCCCGCCCCCCACCCAGGCCTCCGCCAACGAATAG
- a CDS encoding COX15/CtaA family protein, whose product MNVPASSHRFQVFSYAVLAYTLAVVLWGAFVRATGSGAGCGDHWPQCNGVVVPRAPTMATLIEYTHRVTSGLALVLAVVMCVWGLRAHAKGHPVRLASVLSLVFMLTEAAVGAGIVLLKYVADNPSIARAYWMAIHLINTFLLVGAQALTAWWAGGRSRWVLRGQGLAGALVGVAVTGLLLLGVTGAIAALGDTLFPATSFTEGLRQDMSETAHILLRLRVLHPLLAVGLGALLVAVGNVLARLRPSAEVRRSATQLTVLYAVQLGAGLTNLVLLAPVWMQLVHLLLADLVWIALLRLCVAALAEDAPRAVLRPDALTAQ is encoded by the coding sequence ATGAACGTCCCCGCTTCGTCCCACCGCTTCCAGGTCTTCAGCTACGCCGTCCTCGCCTACACGCTGGCCGTGGTGCTGTGGGGCGCCTTCGTGCGCGCCACGGGCTCGGGGGCGGGCTGCGGGGACCACTGGCCCCAGTGCAACGGGGTGGTGGTGCCGCGCGCGCCCACCATGGCCACGCTCATCGAGTACACGCACCGGGTGACGAGCGGGCTGGCGCTGGTGCTGGCCGTGGTGATGTGCGTCTGGGGCCTGCGCGCCCACGCCAAGGGGCACCCGGTGCGCCTGGCCTCGGTGCTGTCGCTCGTCTTCATGCTGACGGAGGCGGCCGTCGGCGCGGGCATCGTCCTTCTGAAGTACGTGGCGGACAACCCGTCCATCGCGCGCGCGTACTGGATGGCCATTCACCTCATCAACACGTTCCTGCTCGTGGGCGCCCAGGCGCTCACCGCGTGGTGGGCCGGTGGGCGCTCGCGGTGGGTGCTGCGCGGCCAGGGGCTCGCCGGCGCGCTGGTGGGCGTGGCCGTCACCGGGCTGCTGCTGCTGGGGGTGACGGGGGCCATCGCCGCGCTGGGGGACACGCTCTTTCCGGCCACGAGCTTCACGGAGGGCTTGCGGCAGGACATGTCCGAGACGGCCCACATCCTGCTGAGGCTGCGCGTGCTGCACCCGCTGCTGGCGGTGGGGCTGGGCGCGCTGCTGGTGGCGGTGGGCAACGTGCTCGCCCGGCTGCGGCCCTCGGCGGAGGTGCGGCGCTCGGCCACGCAGCTCACCGTGCTGTACGCGGTGCAGCTGGGCGCGGGGCTCACCAACCTGGTGCTGCTCGCCCCGGTGTGGATGCAGCTCGTGCACCTGCTGCTGGCGGACCTGGTGTGGATTGCCCTGCTGCGGCTGTGCGTGGCGGCGCTCGCGGAGGACGCGCCCCGCGCCGTCCTGCGCCCGGATGCCCTGACAGCCCAGTGA
- a CDS encoding MATE family efflux transporter, whose translation MQPGFGRDLTTGSIPRLMVTFSLPMLLGSFLQTAYSFVNAIWVGQYLGTAALATVTVSFPIVFVLFAIGMGLTLATNILVSQSFGARRMDELKRTVDSSTVLIGSLGILFTVLGELFAPTMLRAMDTPPDILDASVAYLRIFLLSMPLGFGLFLTRSLLQGVGDSKTPLYFQSGSLLLTAALDPVLMLGWLGFPKLGLNGTAWATVISQLLSLTALITYLHAKKVPVAPSWPRFSHLGPITRKTLRIGLPSAVQQSLVSIGMVFVTGIVNGFGETATAAFGAASRIDQIAFLPAMTFGMAISTLAGQNLGAGRQDRIREIFLWGCVFSGGITLVITAVAVSVPRALLSIFVTDAAVLEPGVAYLHTVGACYLFFALVFVSNGIINGAGHTLATTLLALISLWVIRVPVAYWLSRRMGSVQGVWYAIALSFAVSLAASMAYYFSGRWKRPLGQKPPPGTPPSTPDETLTHGTTGA comes from the coding sequence ATGCAACCTGGCTTCGGACGTGACCTGACCACCGGCAGCATCCCCCGGCTCATGGTGACCTTCTCGCTGCCGATGCTCCTGGGCAGCTTCCTCCAGACGGCCTACAGCTTCGTCAACGCCATCTGGGTGGGGCAGTACCTGGGCACCGCCGCGCTCGCCACGGTGACGGTGAGCTTCCCCATCGTCTTCGTGCTGTTCGCCATCGGCATGGGGCTCACGCTGGCGACGAACATCCTCGTGTCCCAGAGCTTCGGGGCCCGGCGGATGGACGAGCTGAAGCGGACCGTGGACAGCTCCACGGTGCTCATCGGCTCGCTGGGCATCCTGTTCACCGTGCTGGGCGAGCTGTTCGCCCCCACCATGCTGCGCGCCATGGACACGCCCCCGGACATCCTCGACGCGTCCGTCGCCTACCTGCGCATCTTCCTGCTCTCGATGCCCCTGGGCTTCGGCCTGTTCCTCACGCGCAGCCTGCTCCAGGGCGTGGGCGACTCGAAGACCCCGCTCTACTTCCAGTCCGGCTCGCTGCTCCTCACCGCGGCGCTGGACCCGGTGCTGATGCTCGGCTGGCTGGGCTTTCCCAAGCTGGGGCTCAACGGCACCGCGTGGGCCACCGTCATCTCCCAGCTCCTGTCGCTCACGGCGCTCATCACCTACCTGCACGCGAAGAAGGTCCCCGTCGCCCCCTCCTGGCCGCGCTTCAGCCACCTGGGGCCCATCACCCGGAAGACGCTGCGCATCGGCCTGCCCTCCGCCGTCCAGCAGTCGCTCGTCTCCATCGGCATGGTGTTTGTCACCGGCATCGTCAACGGCTTCGGAGAGACGGCCACGGCCGCCTTCGGGGCCGCCTCCCGCATTGATCAGATCGCCTTCCTGCCCGCGATGACCTTCGGCATGGCCATCTCCACCCTCGCCGGGCAGAACCTCGGCGCGGGGCGCCAGGACCGGATCCGGGAGATCTTCCTCTGGGGCTGCGTGTTCAGCGGGGGCATCACCCTGGTCATCACCGCGGTGGCCGTGTCGGTGCCCCGCGCGCTCCTGAGCATCTTCGTCACGGATGCCGCCGTCCTCGAACCGGGCGTCGCCTACCTGCACACCGTGGGCGCCTGCTACCTCTTCTTCGCCCTCGTCTTCGTCAGCAACGGCATCATCAATGGCGCGGGCCACACGCTGGCCACCACGCTCCTGGCGCTGATCAGCCTGTGGGTCATCCGCGTGCCGGTCGCCTACTGGCTGTCGCGGCGCATGGGCAGCGTGCAGGGCGTCTGGTATGCCATTGCGCTGAGCTTCGCCGTGTCGCTCGCCGCCAGCATGGCCTACTACTTCTCCGGCCGGTGGAAGCGCCCGCTCGGCCAGAAGCCGCCTCCGGGCACGCCCCCCTCCACCCCGGACGAGACGCTCACCCACGGCACCACCGGGGCTTGA
- a CDS encoding mechanosensitive ion channel family protein: MLRRLALPLMLLPSTSVLAQEEGGSALRGHLPAFFLHRPLWEVELWQALGLGLVLAGSVLVGRLMEGLLLRLGVRAAGLTQSGWDDQLVTAGRGPLRYPIFAVLVATGSRLLGLPAPVQHVVDVVSRSIVIIALAWFLMSFLRLAARFVEQKVNRSSATGAEVGRIRGLRTQLVVMRHIIEVAVVLVALSVLLLQFEAVRNVGVSLLASAGLAGLVIGLAAQKSISTLLAGIQLSITQPIRIGDTVIVEGEWGWVEEITLTYVVVKVWDLRRLVVPMTHFLEKPFQNWSKVSPDILGTAELYVDFRTNVAAVRAELHRVLQQESQGLWDGKVHGLQVTECTERTMKLRALVSASDAGKAFDLRCLVREKLMLFLQGQPHGLPLLRAEASHLAPAAEPVLPPGLNAVAPGRMTAPARPVGSGG; the protein is encoded by the coding sequence ATGCTGCGCCGCCTTGCCCTGCCCTTGATGTTGCTGCCGTCCACGTCCGTGCTGGCGCAGGAGGAGGGCGGCTCCGCCCTGCGGGGGCACCTGCCCGCGTTCTTCCTGCACCGGCCGCTGTGGGAGGTGGAGCTCTGGCAGGCGCTGGGGCTGGGGCTGGTGCTGGCGGGCAGCGTGCTCGTGGGGCGGCTGATGGAGGGGCTGTTGCTGCGGCTGGGCGTGCGCGCCGCCGGGCTGACGCAGTCGGGGTGGGATGACCAGTTGGTGACGGCGGGGCGAGGCCCGCTGCGCTATCCCATCTTCGCGGTGCTGGTGGCCACGGGCTCGCGCCTGCTGGGCCTGCCCGCGCCCGTGCAGCACGTGGTGGATGTGGTGTCGCGCTCCATCGTCATCATCGCCCTGGCGTGGTTCCTGATGAGCTTCCTGCGGCTGGCCGCCCGCTTCGTGGAGCAGAAGGTGAACCGCAGCTCGGCGACCGGCGCGGAGGTGGGGCGCATCCGGGGGCTGCGCACGCAACTGGTGGTGATGCGCCACATCATCGAGGTGGCCGTGGTGCTGGTGGCCCTCTCCGTGCTGCTGCTCCAGTTCGAGGCGGTGCGCAACGTGGGCGTGTCATTGCTGGCCTCCGCGGGCCTCGCAGGCCTGGTGATTGGCCTGGCGGCGCAGAAGTCCATCTCCACGCTGCTGGCCGGCATCCAGCTGTCCATCACCCAGCCCATCCGCATCGGCGACACCGTCATCGTGGAGGGCGAGTGGGGGTGGGTGGAGGAAATCACCCTCACCTATGTGGTGGTGAAGGTGTGGGACTTGCGGCGGCTGGTGGTGCCCATGACGCACTTCCTGGAGAAGCCCTTCCAGAACTGGAGCAAGGTGTCGCCGGACATCCTGGGCACCGCGGAGCTGTACGTGGACTTCCGCACGAACGTGGCCGCGGTGCGCGCGGAGCTTCACCGCGTCCTGCAGCAGGAGTCCCAGGGGCTCTGGGATGGCAAGGTGCACGGCCTGCAGGTGACCGAGTGCACCGAGCGCACCATGAAGCTGCGCGCGCTGGTGAGCGCCTCGGACGCGGGCAAGGCGTTCGACCTGCGGTGCCTGGTGCGCGAGAAGCTGATGCTGTTCCTCCAGGGGCAGCCGCACGGCCTGCCGCTGCTGCGCGCCGAGGCGAGCCACCTGGCGCCGGCCGCCGAGCCGGTGCTCCCGCCGGGCCTGAACGCGGTGGCGCCCGGGCGGATGACGGCCCCAGCCCGGCCCGTGGGCTCCGGCGGCTAG
- a CDS encoding CHASE domain-containing protein produces the protein MPPLPTPRPAPGDSRPGAAFVDGASPASRRRMGLTPVTVLSICLVVTALSTGGFLLTTRGWDDTRFENFARLSQERILAHLGADTALLLGTAGFFTASDHVTPEEFRLYVERLGLQRYGLGIREMGYSRRLPARPDQNEAHAITSLEPVSPRQPEALGFDMFSRPIHREAMERAWRTGMPALSGKLTLGVESGATGQEGFVLFIPVYQGHAVPPSEPERWRTLAGFVYGPMAAEALFSEIFPAAFQRRVTFRLYDGRTPAPEALLYDSGAPLKTASAPPRLTTTAHIEVAGRPWTLVFSSQPEFERTLMASWAPAVGGIGTLMSLLVFAFARSQQRARKRAEANEAERAWLLARERGARAETEAQRMHLQQIFMQAPAVIAILAGPQQVFEFANTECQKVLGHRELLGRPLHEAVPDLRQHGQALLDEAYRTGRALSGREVCLPLRYTVGGPLEERYWDFFFQPRRTPEGRVDGMMVFAFEVTAQLQARQEVELSREEARRSAAQLQAITDTLPALVAYLDVTERYRFANQAYETWFGVKPELVLGKTAEEFVGPASYAAVKDRLHRALAGETVQYEVELPLRDGRKIYMQSNYLPDRDAQGHVRGIVVLAHDLTERRKEEEIVRNAVRLRDEFLSVASHELKTPLTPLSLKLQALARAVEGQPETPFTQKVRAHVEAGRKQLNRLSVLIGDLLDVSRIGSGQLRLRWEPVDFVALIRDVVARMEPEAQRVESPLSVEAPGSVLGHSDRLRFEQVVENLLTNAIKYGAGKPIRIFLNEEAAGVVLRVEDQGIGIAPEHQARIFERFERAVSERNYGGLGLGLYITRTIVELLGGTIRVQSQPGQGAAFTVELPRQPPAGTPSPG, from the coding sequence ATGCCCCCATTGCCCACGCCGCGTCCGGCCCCGGGCGACTCCCGCCCTGGCGCGGCATTCGTGGACGGCGCCTCGCCCGCGTCCCGCCGGCGCATGGGGCTGACGCCGGTCACGGTGCTGAGCATCTGCCTGGTGGTCACGGCCCTCTCCACAGGAGGCTTCCTGCTGACCACGCGGGGATGGGATGACACCCGGTTCGAGAACTTCGCGCGGCTGAGCCAGGAGCGCATCCTGGCCCACCTGGGGGCGGACACGGCCCTGCTGCTGGGCACGGCTGGCTTCTTCACCGCCAGCGACCACGTCACGCCCGAGGAGTTCCGGCTCTACGTCGAGCGCCTGGGGTTGCAGCGCTACGGCCTGGGCATTCGCGAGATGGGCTACAGCCGGCGCCTGCCCGCGCGGCCGGACCAGAACGAGGCCCACGCCATCACCTCCCTGGAGCCTGTCTCGCCGCGCCAGCCGGAGGCGCTGGGCTTCGACATGTTCTCCAGGCCCATCCACCGGGAGGCGATGGAGCGGGCCTGGCGCACCGGGATGCCCGCGCTCTCCGGCAAGCTCACCCTGGGCGTGGAGTCGGGGGCCACCGGCCAGGAAGGCTTCGTGCTGTTCATTCCGGTGTACCAGGGGCACGCCGTTCCTCCGAGCGAGCCGGAGCGCTGGCGGACGCTGGCTGGCTTCGTCTACGGCCCCATGGCGGCCGAGGCGCTGTTCTCGGAGATATTCCCCGCCGCGTTTCAGAGGCGCGTCACCTTCCGCCTGTATGACGGGCGGACGCCGGCGCCCGAGGCCCTGCTGTATGACTCGGGCGCCCCGCTGAAGACGGCGTCGGCCCCGCCCCGGCTCACCACCACGGCGCACATCGAGGTGGCGGGCCGCCCGTGGACGCTGGTGTTCTCCTCGCAGCCGGAGTTCGAGCGGACGCTGATGGCCTCGTGGGCGCCGGCGGTGGGAGGGATTGGAACGCTGATGAGCCTGCTGGTGTTCGCCTTCGCGCGCTCCCAGCAGCGTGCCCGCAAGCGCGCGGAGGCCAACGAGGCGGAGCGCGCCTGGCTGCTCGCGCGGGAGCGGGGGGCGCGGGCCGAGACGGAAGCCCAGCGCATGCACCTGCAGCAGATCTTCATGCAGGCCCCGGCGGTCATCGCCATCCTGGCGGGTCCCCAACAGGTCTTCGAGTTCGCCAACACCGAGTGCCAAAAGGTGCTGGGCCACCGGGAGCTGCTGGGCAGGCCGCTGCACGAGGCGGTGCCCGACCTGAGGCAGCACGGCCAGGCGCTGCTGGACGAGGCGTACCGGACGGGACGGGCCCTCTCGGGCCGGGAGGTGTGCCTGCCCCTGCGCTACACGGTGGGCGGGCCCCTGGAGGAGCGGTACTGGGACTTCTTCTTCCAGCCCCGCCGCACGCCGGAGGGCAGGGTGGATGGGATGATGGTGTTCGCCTTCGAGGTGACGGCCCAGCTCCAGGCGCGCCAGGAGGTGGAGCTGAGCCGGGAGGAGGCGCGGCGCAGCGCCGCCCAGCTCCAGGCCATCACCGACACGCTGCCGGCGCTGGTGGCCTACCTCGATGTGACGGAGCGCTACCGCTTCGCCAACCAGGCGTATGAGACGTGGTTCGGGGTGAAGCCCGAGCTGGTCCTGGGCAAGACGGCGGAGGAGTTCGTCGGGCCGGCGAGCTATGCGGCCGTGAAGGACCGGCTCCACCGGGCGCTCGCGGGAGAGACCGTCCAGTACGAGGTCGAGCTGCCGCTGCGGGATGGGCGGAAGATCTACATGCAGTCCAACTACCTGCCGGACCGGGACGCGCAGGGCCACGTGCGGGGCATCGTGGTGCTGGCGCATGACCTCACCGAGCGGAGGAAGGAAGAGGAGATTGTCCGCAACGCGGTGCGCCTGCGCGACGAGTTCCTGTCGGTGGCGAGCCACGAGCTGAAGACGCCGCTCACCCCGCTGAGCCTGAAGCTCCAGGCGCTCGCGCGGGCGGTGGAGGGGCAGCCGGAGACGCCGTTCACCCAGAAGGTCCGCGCGCACGTGGAGGCGGGGCGCAAGCAGCTCAACCGCCTGTCGGTGCTCATCGGGGACTTGCTGGACGTGTCGCGGATCGGCTCGGGCCAGCTGCGGCTGCGCTGGGAGCCGGTGGACTTCGTGGCGTTGATCCGGGACGTGGTGGCGCGGATGGAGCCCGAGGCCCAGCGGGTGGAGTCCCCCCTGAGCGTGGAGGCGCCCGGCAGCGTGCTGGGCCACTCGGACCGGCTGCGGTTCGAGCAGGTGGTGGAGAACCTGCTGACGAACGCCATCAAGTACGGGGCGGGCAAGCCCATCCGCATCTTCCTGAACGAGGAGGCGGCCGGGGTGGTGCTCCGGGTGGAGGACCAGGGCATCGGCATCGCGCCCGAGCACCAAGCGCGCATCTTCGAGCGATTCGAGCGCGCGGTGTCGGAGCGCAACTACGGGGGCCTGGGGCTGGGGCTCTACATCACCCGCACCATCGTGGAGCTGTTGGGGGGCACCATCCGCGTGCAGAGCCAGCCCGGCCAGGGCGCGGCCTTCACCGTGGAGCTGCCCCGCCAGCCCCCCGCGGGCACGCCCAGCCCGGGTTGA